A window from Microcoleus sp. AS-A8 encodes these proteins:
- a CDS encoding alpha/beta hydrolase yields MDKQTLQRLLWGEFTFKRLIRSLIFIYTFFCLYVFFFADGKIFLPQPSSYSDTSDILKVTTHDQIQLSAVYLPNPASQYTIVYIHGNAEDLGDIQPVLQSLQKIGFSVFAYDYRGYGTSEGKPSERHAYRDIETVYNYLIQQLGVPAQKIIAFGRSVGGGSAVDLASRQPLAGLIMESSFTSAFRVVIPFPLLPFDKFSNLNKIKKVKCPVLIMHGKADEIIPFQHGQKLLAAANEPKFSLWVDEASHNDLMWVAGDQYAAALRKFAQLVGQSHPQP; encoded by the coding sequence ATGGATAAACAAACCCTCCAACGATTGCTATGGGGTGAATTTACCTTCAAACGACTGATACGCTCCCTCATCTTCATTTACACGTTTTTTTGCCTTTATGTCTTTTTCTTTGCCGACGGCAAGATCTTTTTGCCTCAACCCTCCAGCTATTCCGACACCAGCGACATTCTCAAGGTGACGACTCACGATCAGATCCAGCTTTCAGCAGTTTATCTTCCGAATCCGGCATCTCAATACACCATTGTGTATATTCACGGGAATGCTGAAGACTTAGGAGATATCCAGCCTGTGTTGCAATCCCTGCAAAAAATAGGGTTTAGTGTGTTTGCTTACGATTATCGGGGGTATGGTACCAGCGAGGGTAAGCCCTCAGAACGCCATGCCTATCGAGATATTGAAACCGTCTACAATTATTTGATTCAGCAACTGGGCGTACCCGCACAAAAGATTATTGCATTTGGACGTTCCGTCGGAGGTGGCTCAGCGGTTGATTTAGCGTCACGCCAACCATTGGCAGGGTTAATTATGGAAAGCAGCTTTACCTCAGCGTTTCGAGTGGTGATCCCGTTTCCCCTCCTGCCTTTTGATAAATTCTCTAACCTCAACAAAATCAAAAAAGTGAAATGTCCGGTACTGATTATGCATGGAAAAGCCGACGAAATTATTCCCTTCCAGCATGGACAAAAACTGTTGGCGGCGGCGAATGAACCTAAATTCTCATTGTGGGTCGATGAAGCCAGTCACAATGATTTGATGTGGGTGGCGGGTGATCAATATGCAGCAGCCTTGCGGAAATTTGCTCAATTGGTTGGACAGTCGCATCCTCAGCCCTAA